One Synechococcus sp. JA-2-3B'a(2-13) genomic window carries:
- the cysT gene encoding sulfate ABC transporter permease subunit CysT produces MLQALSQLSWPWRLTLGYLFLMLILPLAALIAKSSSVGWAEFWRIATDPVALSAYEVTFVTALLAALINGVMGTLTAWVLVRYAFPGKKLLEGLIDLPFALPTAVAGLTLATVYSSNGWIGSLLAPLGIRISFTRLGVGVAMLFISFPFVVRTVQPVLQELEKDVEEAAWSLGASRFQTFRRVVLPQILPAVLTGVALGFSRAVGEYGSVVIIASSIPFRDLIAAVLVIQRLEQHDYAGATVIGTVMLGISFLSLVVINLLQAWGSRHET; encoded by the coding sequence TTGCTGCAAGCTTTGTCTCAACTGTCTTGGCCGTGGCGGCTGACCCTGGGCTATCTCTTCTTGATGTTGATTCTGCCGCTGGCTGCCTTGATTGCCAAGTCCAGCAGCGTGGGCTGGGCGGAGTTTTGGCGGATCGCGACGGATCCCGTGGCCCTCTCCGCCTATGAAGTTACTTTTGTAACCGCGTTGCTGGCGGCTCTGATCAACGGCGTGATGGGCACCCTGACTGCCTGGGTGCTGGTGCGCTACGCCTTCCCCGGCAAAAAGCTTCTCGAGGGGTTGATCGATCTGCCGTTTGCTTTGCCCACCGCCGTGGCCGGCCTCACCCTGGCAACGGTTTACAGCAGCAACGGCTGGATTGGATCCCTTTTGGCCCCCTTGGGGATCCGCATCTCCTTTACCCGCTTGGGGGTGGGGGTGGCGATGCTGTTTATTTCTTTTCCCTTTGTGGTGCGGACGGTGCAGCCGGTGTTGCAGGAGCTGGAGAAAGATGTGGAAGAGGCAGCCTGGAGTTTGGGGGCTTCCCGCTTTCAGACCTTCCGGCGCGTGGTGCTGCCCCAGATTCTGCCGGCAGTGCTCACCGGGGTGGCCCTGGGGTTTTCCCGCGCCGTGGGGGAATACGGCTCTGTGGTGATCATCGCTTCCAGCATTCCCTTTCGGGACTTGATCGCGGCGGTGCTGGTGATTCAGCGGCTGGAACAACACGACTATGCTGGGGCAACCGTGATCGGAACGGTGATGTTGGGGATCTCTTTCCTGTCGCTGGTGGTAATTAACCTTCTGCAAGCCTGGGGAAGTCGCCATGAAACCTGA
- a CDS encoding sulfate ABC transporter substrate-binding protein, with product MNTEGTPANKWGIPSAIEVVWSGRVGAGIRRLPVSMGRWLGMGSLIFGLLLGLSGCVSGMGSGGSREEVAILLASFAVTRDAYRQIIPAFEADWLAKTGQRVRVESSYGGSATQSRAVIDGLDADVVALALALDVERLVAAGLIQPGWEARTPNQGIVTRSVAVIVTREGNPQGIRSWQDLARPGLQVVTANPKTSGGARWNFLALWSAVPEPQALAFTTQVYKNVRILPRDSREATDVFFQKGQGDALLTYEHEVILASLRGQSLFYVVPDPNISIDNPVAVVDANVDRKGTRAVAEAFVDYLFTPEAQRAFAEVGFRPVEPTVAQEFAWRYPPVEKRVTVADLGGWEVVQSRFFADGALFDRIQAQL from the coding sequence ATGAACACTGAAGGGACACCTGCGAACAAATGGGGGATCCCCTCAGCAATCGAGGTGGTCTGGTCTGGGAGAGTTGGGGCCGGGATCCGCAGGCTGCCGGTGAGCATGGGGCGGTGGCTGGGGATGGGATCCCTAATTTTTGGCCTTCTTCTTGGCCTCAGTGGTTGTGTCAGCGGTATGGGCTCAGGGGGATCCAGAGAGGAAGTAGCGATTCTCCTGGCCTCCTTTGCGGTGACGCGGGATGCCTACCGGCAGATCATCCCTGCTTTTGAGGCCGATTGGCTGGCGAAAACGGGGCAACGGGTGCGGGTGGAAAGCAGCTACGGCGGCTCGGCAACGCAATCGCGGGCAGTTATTGACGGGCTGGATGCCGATGTGGTGGCCTTGGCTCTGGCCCTGGATGTGGAGCGCCTCGTGGCTGCCGGTCTCATTCAGCCGGGATGGGAAGCCCGTACCCCCAACCAAGGGATCGTTACCCGTTCGGTGGCAGTAATTGTAACGCGGGAGGGCAACCCCCAGGGGATCCGCTCTTGGCAAGATCTGGCTCGGCCCGGCTTGCAGGTGGTTACCGCCAACCCCAAGACCTCAGGGGGCGCCCGCTGGAACTTTTTAGCCCTCTGGAGCGCTGTCCCTGAACCCCAGGCTCTGGCCTTCACCACCCAGGTCTACAAGAATGTCCGCATTTTGCCGCGGGACTCACGAGAGGCCACCGATGTTTTTTTCCAAAAAGGGCAAGGGGATGCCCTGCTCACCTACGAACATGAGGTGATCTTGGCCAGCCTGCGCGGCCAATCCCTGTTCTATGTGGTGCCGGATCCCAACATTTCCATCGACAACCCCGTAGCCGTGGTGGATGCCAATGTGGATCGCAAAGGCACCCGTGCCGTGGCCGAAGCCTTTGTGGACTACCTATTCACCCCAGAAGCGCAGCGGGCCTTTGCCGAGGTGGGCTTTCGCCCGGTGGAGCCGACGGTGGCCCAAGAGTTTGCCTGGCGGTACCCTCCTGTTGAGAAGCGGGTTACCGTCGCCGACCTGGGAGGCTGGGAGGTTGTCCAAAGCCGCTTTTTTGCCGATGGGGCCTTGTTTGACCGCATCCAAGCTCAGTTGTAG
- a CDS encoding sulfate/molybdate ABC transporter ATP-binding protein, giving the protein MGITIEGVSKRFGEFQALHPTDLTIPTGSLVALLGPSGSGKSTLLRLIAGLEKPDTGRISLTGRDATHASVQERNIGFVFQHYALFKHMTVRQNIAFGLEIRKASRAEIRARVDELLELVQLSGFGDRYPSQLSGGQRQRVALARALAVEPQVLLLDEPFGALDAKVRKELRKWLRRLHDEVHVTTVFVTHDQEEAMEVADQIVVMNQGRIEQVGSPAEIYDHPATPFVMSFVGPVNELSPRSQLFCQLPEVQAGPHQLFLRPHDVQIEVNPGSSGVSARVKEIIHLGREIQAELILSDGGSLWAHLSREQYANQPLQVGQQVYVRPKVVKAFPVKKTEMTAMPVGA; this is encoded by the coding sequence ATGGGTATCACCATCGAAGGGGTATCGAAGCGTTTTGGCGAGTTTCAGGCCCTTCACCCCACCGATCTCACCATTCCCACGGGATCCCTGGTTGCCCTCTTGGGGCCATCCGGTTCTGGCAAATCCACCCTGCTGCGCCTGATTGCCGGCCTAGAAAAGCCGGATACGGGGCGGATTTCCCTCACCGGGCGGGATGCTACCCATGCCAGCGTCCAGGAGCGCAACATTGGTTTTGTTTTTCAGCACTACGCCCTGTTCAAGCACATGACGGTGCGGCAGAACATCGCCTTTGGCTTGGAGATCCGCAAGGCTTCACGGGCCGAGATTCGGGCACGGGTGGATGAGCTGCTGGAGCTGGTGCAGCTATCGGGGTTCGGGGATCGCTACCCCTCTCAACTCTCTGGGGGGCAGCGGCAGCGGGTGGCCCTAGCCCGCGCTTTGGCGGTGGAGCCGCAGGTGTTGCTGTTGGATGAGCCCTTTGGGGCCCTGGATGCCAAAGTCCGCAAAGAGCTGCGCAAGTGGTTGCGGCGCCTGCACGATGAGGTGCATGTGACAACGGTATTTGTAACCCATGATCAAGAGGAAGCCATGGAGGTGGCGGATCAGATCGTGGTGATGAACCAGGGGCGGATCGAACAGGTGGGATCCCCGGCAGAAATCTATGACCATCCAGCTACACCCTTTGTGATGAGCTTTGTCGGCCCGGTCAACGAGCTTTCTCCCCGCTCCCAACTCTTTTGCCAGCTTCCCGAGGTGCAGGCCGGCCCGCATCAGCTTTTTTTGCGCCCCCACGATGTGCAGATTGAGGTCAACCCCGGCAGCAGTGGTGTTTCTGCCCGCGTTAAGGAGATCATCCACCTGGGTCGGGAGATTCAGGCGGAGCTGATTCTTAGCGATGGCGGATCCCTGTGGGCCCATCTCAGCCGCGAGCAATATGCCAACCAACCCCTGCAGGTGGGGCAGCAGGTCTATGTGCGCCCCAAGGTGGTGAAAGCCTTTCCCGTCAAAAAAACCGAGATGACCGCAATGCCGGTGGGAGCTTGA